From one Catenuloplanes nepalensis genomic stretch:
- the holA gene encoding DNA polymerase III subunit delta has translation MSGVTAANPPALTLVLGDEELLSARAIAAAVQAARAVDPGADVREYEGGALVPGEVAEMLSPSLFGGRRVLVLRSGQDARKDMITTLLAYAKDPDPEVNLIVGHLGGAKGKALADGLKSAGATVVAVPKMKGTRERIAFVREEIRRLGGSCNEEAATVLLDAVGSDLRELAAACSQLMADTDGRITASTVARYYKGRAEVSGFTVADAAIVGDVPGALEALRWALHVGVDPVPIADALADGVRTVARVAGAGRGSAYQLASSLGMPPWKIERAQKQSRGWSPEGLVDAMHAAADCNAAVKGGAEDRGYALERAVVAVATARRGGGR, from the coding sequence ATGTCCGGCGTGACTGCCGCGAACCCCCCTGCGTTGACGCTCGTCCTGGGTGACGAGGAGCTGCTGTCGGCCCGCGCGATCGCGGCGGCCGTCCAGGCCGCGCGCGCCGTGGACCCCGGGGCCGACGTCCGGGAGTACGAGGGCGGTGCGCTGGTGCCGGGCGAGGTCGCGGAAATGCTCAGTCCGTCACTGTTCGGCGGGCGTCGCGTGCTCGTGCTGCGCTCCGGGCAGGACGCGCGAAAAGACATGATCACCACGCTGCTGGCGTACGCGAAGGATCCCGACCCCGAGGTCAACCTGATCGTCGGCCACCTCGGCGGCGCCAAGGGCAAGGCGCTCGCGGACGGGCTCAAGTCGGCCGGCGCCACGGTGGTGGCCGTGCCCAAGATGAAGGGCACCCGGGAGCGCATCGCGTTCGTCCGCGAGGAGATCCGCCGGCTCGGCGGCTCGTGCAACGAGGAGGCGGCCACCGTCCTGCTCGACGCGGTCGGCAGCGACCTGCGCGAGCTCGCCGCCGCCTGCTCCCAGCTGATGGCCGACACCGACGGCCGGATCACCGCGAGCACGGTCGCCCGCTACTACAAGGGCCGCGCCGAGGTCAGCGGCTTCACGGTCGCGGACGCCGCGATCGTCGGCGACGTGCCCGGCGCGCTGGAGGCGTTGCGCTGGGCGCTGCACGTCGGCGTGGACCCGGTGCCGATAGCCGACGCGCTGGCGGACGGCGTGCGCACCGTCGCGCGCGTCGCCGGCGCGGGCCGAGGCAGCGCGTACCAGCTGGCCAGCAGCCTCGGCATGCCGCCCTGGAAAATCGAGCGCGCACAGAAGCAGTCCCGCGGCTGGAGTCCGGAGGGCCTGGTCGACGCCATGCACGCGGCCGCGGACTGCAACGCGGCCGTCAAGGGCGGTGCCGAGGACCGCGGCTACGCGCTCGAACGCGCCGTGGTGGCGGTGGCGACCGCACGACGCGGGGGCGGCCGATGA